Genomic segment of Methanosarcinales archaeon:
AAGGATCAAAGAAAATGGTGGTCATTTCGTATCCCGATTGAAAGGGAATGCTGATCCTCTTATTATAGATGTATACAACACATGCCGTGGAAATAGTATAGATGTTATAGGAAAGCATCTCAGCGAAGTTCTACCAAAACTCAAGAGGCAGGTACTTGATGTCGAAGTAGAGGTCTCATTTAAAAGGCGCATCTATAACGGTAAGAAACGAAAAGATATAGAAAAGATCCGATTGGTAGCGATTTTTAATGAGGATGAAGAAAAGTATCATGTTTATCTTACTGATATATCTCCAGATGTTTTAGGACCTGAAGATATTGCGAAACTATATGGTGCGAGATGGGATATTGAATTGGTTTTTAAAGAACTGAAAAGCCGATATGCTCTGGATGTTGTTAATACCACAAACTCTCAAATTGTTGAGGTATATATCTGGATAGCGATTCTTACCCTTTTTATAAGCAGAAGAATATATTCAATTGTTCGAAAGCATAGTACAAAAGAAAAAATGGTTCGCTACACGCAATTAAGATGGAGTACGATCTTTGCTGAAAATGCTAGTGATCAACTTACTCTTATACTTCGCTTTTGTGGAATTGAAAGAACTTTTGAGACTGTTATGGGTGTTTACGAGAGTCAGGCACTTGATCCGCATGTGAACAGATATAGGTTCAGGGAGGAATGGTGGGCTTAACCGATGACGCATGAAACAGAATTACTTTCCAGAACCATCTCCACTTTTCAGGAAAACTGAACATGGACTTTTCTATATCTTCATTATATCCGTGTAAAGCTTCCTTTATCTTACTAACATCATCGGGGTCATCAACTTCGATTATGAAACTTCCCTGGTATCCACATTCTCTGCAAATGTACATCTGGCCCGTATGTATTGCTGGAAATATATGGCCGCTGCTGATGCCAGCGTATTCGGTTTTCCCACCGCAGACCGGACAAATCTGAAACCCCAGCGTGGGTTTTATTTTAGGGATGTTTATTTTCATAACTTTTGTAACTATTCAGCCCTGCAAATCATGGCTACTGATACCGAAATGATATTTGGTAGCTTTATGTAAAGAATTTATAGCTAATGTCTTCCGATATCGATTTAGAAATTCCCAAGATATCAAAGAAGTAAAGCGTGGTGGCTATTGATAGCGTTTTATAGGCTGAATAGTTACCAATATTATTTATTTAACGAACAATGGGTTTTAATAAAAACGTTGCTGGTTAAAATAGAAATATCCATTTTAACCACCTTTGTTTCATTTACATTCGTATCTATGTCATCCAACACACTTTTAATGCCTTAAGTGTGTGTTCTTTTCAGATTAATATCTCTTGGGTTTATGTTTTTGGTAGCATTCCTGGCAGTACACAGGTCTGTCACCACTGGGCACAAAAGGAACTTCAGTTTCTTCATTACAATCTGCACAAGTTGCTTTATGCATCTCTCGTGGACCGCTTGGTCTGAAACCGCCTCTTCCGCCGCCGCCTCTTCTATCGTCATTCATATTTTAATCTCCTATATTATTTCTTGAAGTCTAAGCAAGGCCACGAGTACGTGTCATTTCAATTTATTCAATTGATTCCTCACCATGATTCCCAATTAACCTAAAATAAATCCAAATAGATGAGAAATCCCACTCTATATGTAATAAAAATAAGCTAACTGTTATTATACAAGTATTTTATTTATACTTAAACTCTTGTTCATCGTCAGTATAAAATTCTAATTTCCTGCAAACGGTTGATAATCACAAGATATACTGCGCCTGCCTGGTTGATTTCGATAATCAAGGCAGAGCGTCACAGATATACTGAACTGATCTATTTATAGTTCTGGCACCGGTGAGGGAGTGGAACTGGTGGGATTATGGCAATGATATTGGATATCGTGCACAAAGACGCACGGTAATTGACCCGATGTACATTGAGGATGCTGACGTGATGGGGTTTAATCAATAAAAAATATGTTGTACCCGCTCAAATGGTTATTTTCTTTTCATAGTCCATTAAGATAACGTAGTTAAATTTCTAATGTATTTTTAAGGTATGAATTGATAGCATCAAAATTGGAAATATGAATAATTATGAGAGAATAACTCTCCCATCCCGAGTAGCTGCTTGCCAAAGAAGAATTTTAGCCAAAGATTGTACAAAACCAATTTCTAGCTACAAATTATGATTTCTATTTTTCGTTAGGTTTTTCTTCTTCGTCTGTTTTCTCAATTTGTTGATCT
This window contains:
- a CDS encoding IS4 family transposase, with the translated sequence IIRLHKALAKKWPAARSRTVASGVKVSALVSAIADGPKRIGIYAESTNELKTLRIGPWIKDRILLIDLGFYKHQLFVRIKENGGHFVSRLKGNADPLIIDVYNTCRGNSIDVIGKHLSEVLPKLKRQVLDVEVEVSFKRRIYNGKKRKDIEKIRLVAIFNEDEEKYHVYLTDISPDVLGPEDIAKLYGARWDIELVFKELKSRYALDVVNTTNSQIVEVYIWIAILTLFISRRIYSIVRKHSTKEKMVRYTQLRWSTIFAENASDQLTLILRFCGIERTFETVMGVYESQALDPHVNRYRFREEWWA